A part of Saimiri boliviensis isolate mSaiBol1 chromosome 11, mSaiBol1.pri, whole genome shotgun sequence genomic DNA contains:
- the MATN1 gene encoding cartilage matrix protein, with amino-acid sequence MRGLSGPSLVLCGLLLLLQALCSPGLAPQSRGHLCRTRPADLVFVVDSSRSVRPIEFEKVKVFLSQVIESLDVGPNATRVGLVNYASTVKQEFPLRAHVSKAALLQAVRRIQPLSTGTMTGLAIQFAITRAFSDAEGSRSRSPDISKVVIVVTDGRPQDSVRDVSARARASGVELFAIGVGRVDKATLRQIASEPQEEHVDYVESYNIIEKLSRKFQEAFCVVSDLCATGDHDCEQVCISSPGSYTCACREGFTLNSDGKTCNVCSGGGGSSATDLVFLIDGSKSVRPENFELVKKFINQIVDTLDVSDKLAQVGLVQYSSSVRQEFPLGRFHTKKDIKAAVRNMSYMEKGTMTGAALKYLIDNSFTVSSGARPGAQKVGIVFTDGRSQDYINDAAKKAKDLGFKMFAVGVGNAVEDELREIASEPVAEHYFYTADFKTINQIGKKLQKKICVEEDPCACESLVKFQAKVEGLLQALTRKLEAVSKRLAILENTVV; translated from the exons GCCATCTCTGCCGGACGCGGCCTGCGGACCTGGTGTTCGTCGTCGACAGCTCTCGCAGTGTGCGGCCTATAGAGTTTGAGAAGGTGAAGGTATTCCTGTCCCAGGTCATTGAGTCGCTGGACGTGGGGCCCAATGCCACCCGGGTGGGCTTGGTCAACTATGCCAGCACCGTGAAGCAGGAGTTCCCGCTGCGGGCGCACGTCTCCAAGGCTGCGCTGCTGCAGGCCGTGCGTCGCATCCAGCCGCTGTCCACAGGCACCATGACTGGCCTGGCCATCCAGTTCGCCATCACCAGAGCCTTCAGCGATGCAGAGGGCAGTCGTTCCAGGTCCCCCGACATCAGCAAG GTGGTCATCGTGGTGACGGACGGGAGGCCCCAGGACAGCGTGCGGGACGTGTCTGCGCGGGCTCGGGCCAGCGGCGTCGAGCTGTTCGCTATCGGCGTGGGCCGCGTGGACAAGGCCACGCTGCGGCAGATCGCCAGCGAGCCGCAGGAGGAGCACGTCGACTACGTGGAGAGCTACAACATCATCGAGAAGCTGTCCAGGAAGTTCCAGGAGGCCTTCTGCG TGGTGTCAGACCTGTGTGCCACGGGGGACCATGACTGTGAGCAGGTGTGCATCAGCTCCCCCGGCTCCTACACCTGTGCCTGCCGCGAGGGCTTCACTCTGAACAGCGATGGCAAGACCTGCAATG TGTGCAGTGGCGGTGGTGGCAGCTCGGCCACTGACCTGGTCTTCCTCATCGATGGATCCAAGAGTGTGCGGCCAGAGAACTTTGAGCTGGTGAAGAAGTTCATCAATCAGATCGTGGATACGCTGGACGTGTCAGACAAGCTGGCCCAGGTGGGGCTGGTCCAGTACTCAAGCTCTGTGCGCCAGGAGTTCCCCCTGGGTCGCTTCCACACCAAGAAGGACATCAAGGCAGCTGTGCGGAATATGTCCTACATGGAGAAGGGCACCATGACCGGGGCTGCTCTCAAGTACCTCATTGACAATTCCTTCACTGTGTCCAGTGGGGCTAGGCCTGGGGCCCAGAAGGTGGGCATTGTCTTCACTGATGGCCGGAGCCAGGACTACATTAATGATGCTGCCAAGAAGGCCAAGGACCTTG GCTTTAAGATGTTTGCTGTGGGAGTGGGCAACGCCGTGGAGGATGAGCTGAGGGAAATCGCCTCAGAGCCCGTGGCAGAGCACTACTTCTACACGGCCGACTTCAAGACCATCAACCAGATAGGCAAGAAGTTGCAGAAGAAGATCTGTGTGG AGGAAGACCCGTGTGCCTGCGAGTCCTTGGTGAAATTCCAGGCCAAAGTGGAGGGGCTGCTGCAGGCCCTGACCAGGAAAC TGGAAGCTGTCAGTAAGCGGCTGGCCATTCTGGAGAACACAGTCGTCTAA